ATATTTTTCACCTATTGCTGTAAAGTGCTTTCCGTAACCACTATCGCCACTAAAAAAGATATTGCTTGAGGCTGATTTGATCACCCAAGAACTCCATAAAGTACTCTGGCGGTTGTTCATTTTTCTACCTGAAAAGTGCTGAGATGGAGTACATACCAATTGAATGTTTTTGTAGGTGGTTTCTTGCCACCAATCTAACTCTGTGATTTTTTCTTCAGGAATTCCCCATGCTTTTAAATGTACCCCAACTGCTAAGGGCACAAAATAGTGTGCTACTTTCGATTTTAGCTTTTCAATACTTTCATAGTCTAAATGATCGTAATGATCGTGTGAAATTACAACGGCATCTATATGTGGAAGCTTTTCAATTTCTAGGGGCATTTGTTTGTTAAAACGTTTTTCTCCTAAAAATGTTAATGGAGCGGCTACCTCACCAAACATTGGATCTAGCAAAATGTTTTTTCCATCCATTTGAAGTAAGAACGCCGAATGTCCGTACCAAATTAATCGAGTTTCTCCTTTATAATCAGCTACGTTTGCCGAATCTATTTTTTGAACTTGTAAATCATCTTTTGGGCGCCCATTTTCAACAGTTGTAAAGAAGAATTTACGCGACATTTTTAACATGTCACCAAAACTGAAATCTTTAGGCACATTCGCATCTGCATTTCGGAATTTTCCGTTGTCATATTGTGCGGAACTAGCATACCCTTGATATGCTTTTTTAGTTACATTACCTCCAAAACTTGGATAAAAGTTAACTACTAACTGATAGGCAATTATAAAAACTGCAATTATAGAAATAACCGCTATTGTCATTTTTTTTAAGATTTTTTTCATGATTTATGATTGCTTTTCAGCTAATACATTGATGTCTTTATTTTCTAGATGTTTTAAGGTTTGCGAGTGATTTAAGGTATGAATCATCGCCAGCCCAATTTTAGTAGTGGTGGTAATATTTTTCGATTTTTTCATCAAACCGAAAAAAGGAGTCAGTATGATATAAATAACACTATACCAGTTGGTTCTTGATTTGATTCCTTTTTCAGGAATAATAGCTCCTGGGCGAAAAGCATACGCATCTTTAAACCCTTTGTTGAGCACGTAATTTTCTGTTTTTCCTTTTACACGTGCCCACATACTGCGTCCCTTTTCTGAACTATCTGTTCCAGCTCCTGAAATATAGTTAAAAACCATATTCGGATTTGATTCAAACAAAACATCAGCAAATGCTTTGACAGTATTGAAAGTAATACTGGTGTATTTTTCCTCATTCATTCCTACGGAAGAGATTCCCATTGCAAAAAAACAAGCATCATATCCAACTAGTTTTTCTTTTAGGCTAGCAACTTGTGTAAAATCGCTTAATAAAAGCTCTTCTAGTTTTGAATGCTCCATGTTTAAAGAAGAACGATTGATTACCAAAACTTTCTCAATATTTGGTTGTTCTAAACATTCTAACAAAATTCCTTTTCCTACCATTCCTGTAGAACCGGTAATAATAACTTTCATTGTTGTTTAATTTATAGTACAAAAATAGCTGCGTTCTATAACAAAGAATGTATGCATTTTACAGATTGTTGTATACATATTACAGTTTGTAAACCAATTCTATGTGTTTTTAGTTTTGAGAACGATATTTTGCTGGACTTGTTCCGGTTTGTTTTTTAAATAGTTTGCTAAAGTGTTGAGGATATTCAAAGCCTAGATCATAGGCAATTTCACTTACAGAATCTGTGGTGCCTAAGAGTTTATTTTTAGCTCTATTCACTACAAAGGCGTAAATATGATCCTTTGCACTTTTACCAGTTTCTTTTTTTAGTAAATCACTCAAGTAATTTGGAGACATGTTGAGTTGCTCTCCGCAATATTTTACGGAAGGTAATCCTAAAGTTGTAGGTTTGTCAGAAGTAAAGTAGTTACGTAATAAGGTTTCAAATTCCGTTACATGGTCTTGATGTAAGTTGGTACGCACATAAAACTGACGGTCATAATAACGATTACAATAGTCTAAGATTAACTCAAGCGTGGAGATGATTAATTTTTGGCTGTGCTTATCAATATTTTGATTGATCTCTAATTCAATTTTTTTAACCAAATCGGTTAAGGTTGCTTTTTCATCTTCTGAAAGATGTAAGGCTTCATGTACTTCATAATCGAAAAAAGAATAGGAGTTTATATTTCTTCCTAATTCTGATTTACGAATTAAATCAGGATGAAAAATTATAGTCCAACCTTTAGCATCTTCAGCTACTTTTTTCTCTTCAATAGACAATACTTGATTAGGTTTTGAAAATACCATAGTTCCATCTTCAAAATCGTAGTTGTTACGTCCGTATCCTAAAACCCCTTCGATTCCTTCTTTTAGAGAAATTGAGAATAAATCTGAATTATATTTAATACCGTAATACTGACTGAAATCAGGGAAATCCTTTGCCCACATAATTGTTATTAAGGGATGTTTTGGGGCAGATACCCCAAAGGTTTTGTTAATTTCAGTAATCGATTTTATATGAATAATTTCTTTCATTGAATTATGTAATGATCAACTATTAGTTTTATAAATTTACGTATTATTCTGCTTAAGAAACTTCTTGCATTTTACGAATTTGCTTAAGTAAGGTTCTTTTTGGAGTAAAAGGGATTGATTTCATCATTAAGTTTTGTGCAAAGGTTAATCCAGATACCACATCAAGC
The sequence above is a segment of the Tenacibaculum sp. 190130A14a genome. Coding sequences within it:
- a CDS encoding MBL fold metallo-hydrolase, with product MKKILKKMTIAVISIIAVFIIAYQLVVNFYPSFGGNVTKKAYQGYASSAQYDNGKFRNADANVPKDFSFGDMLKMSRKFFFTTVENGRPKDDLQVQKIDSANVADYKGETRLIWYGHSAFLLQMDGKNILLDPMFGEVAAPLTFLGEKRFNKQMPLEIEKLPHIDAVVISHDHYDHLDYESIEKLKSKVAHYFVPLAVGVHLKAWGIPEEKITELDWWQETTYKNIQLVCTPSQHFSGRKMNNRQSTLWSSWVIKSASSNIFFSGDSGYGKHFTAIGEKYGPFDFAMLECGQYNEMWPDIHMFPEETAQAGVDVQAKTIMPIHWGSFKLAMHSWTDPIERATKKAKELNLPLITPKIGEPIILKDSMKTYSTWWNNQ
- a CDS encoding NAD-dependent epimerase/dehydratase family protein; translated protein: MKVIITGSTGMVGKGILLECLEQPNIEKVLVINRSSLNMEHSKLEELLLSDFTQVASLKEKLVGYDACFFAMGISSVGMNEEKYTSITFNTVKAFADVLFESNPNMVFNYISGAGTDSSEKGRSMWARVKGKTENYVLNKGFKDAYAFRPGAIIPEKGIKSRTNWYSVIYIILTPFFGLMKKSKNITTTTKIGLAMIHTLNHSQTLKHLENKDINVLAEKQS
- a CDS encoding helix-turn-helix domain-containing protein — translated: MKEIIHIKSITEINKTFGVSAPKHPLITIMWAKDFPDFSQYYGIKYNSDLFSISLKEGIEGVLGYGRNNYDFEDGTMVFSKPNQVLSIEEKKVAEDAKGWTIIFHPDLIRKSELGRNINSYSFFDYEVHEALHLSEDEKATLTDLVKKIELEINQNIDKHSQKLIISTLELILDYCNRYYDRQFYVRTNLHQDHVTEFETLLRNYFTSDKPTTLGLPSVKYCGEQLNMSPNYLSDLLKKETGKSAKDHIYAFVVNRAKNKLLGTTDSVSEIAYDLGFEYPQHFSKLFKKQTGTSPAKYRSQN